Sequence from the Macaca fascicularis isolate 582-1 chromosome 16, T2T-MFA8v1.1 genome:
tattgttttttttttatttgtctgggggccgtggctcatgcctgtaatcccagcactttgggaggctgaggtgggcaaatcacctgaggtcaggagtttgagaccagcctagccaacatggtaaaacccatctctactaaaaatacaaaagttggccagATGTGGcagcatgggcctgtaatcccagatactcggaaggctgaggcaggagaatcgcttaagccagggaggcagaggttgcagtgagtcgaggtcacaccagcgcactccagcctgggcaacagagcaagaatccggctcaaaaacaaacaaacaaacaaacaaagagagtaaaaacagaaaaaaaatattaagtgatGGGGATCATGTACAAGGTTTTtctttgtaatagcaaaaaattgATAACAAAACAAATATCCACATAGGCCGGGCAAAGTGGCTGatacctataatccaagcactttgggaggatcacttgaacccaggagttcgaaatcagcctgggcaacatggcaaaaccctgcgtCTACAGAAAAGTATGAAAACTAGCTAgacatggtgatgtgcacctgtagtcctagctactcaggataaggtgggtggatggcttgagcctaggagtttgcgccactgcactccagcctgggcagcagagggagaccctgtctcaaaaaaacaaaacaaaaacaagtatcCGTGTAATGGCAAATCATATAACAGTAAAAATGACTGAACCAGAGCTACATGTATCACTATAGATGAATGTCAGCACAAAGTcgagtgaaaaaagcaagttgcagatgGATATGTGCCGaataatatcttttatttatatgACGTCTACAAACGTGAAAAATAATAGATCTTATCTAGAGATAACAAATGTGTAAGAAACCTATAGAGTCGCACATTGCCTAAtaaatacacaatttaaaataaagctaGATGAGGAGTAAATGGAGGTTTAATATAATATTCTTGATATTTTTGTATAAGTTTAAAatacttcataatttttaaaaattcagaatggaAGAAACAAGTTTTTGAGCATCCACCCCAACATatgtacatttgttttattttatttatttctgagacggggtcttgctctattgcccaggctggagtacagtggcacgatctcggctcactgcaccctccacctagcgggctcaagcgatcctcctgcctcagccttccaagtagctggaattacaggcacccaccaccatgcccagctaattttttgtatttttagtagagacaaggtttcaccatgttggccaggctggtcttgaactcctgacgtcaggtaatacacccgccatggcctcccaaagtgctgagattttgCACCTGGCCCATATGTGTATTTGTATTCCTGTTAATTTTACATGCTAGATATTAATAGATATTATTAAATGCTACtaaaatgtaagtaaatattAGTAATtccattaaaatttaaacaatagtaaataaatattaatgaaattgaaTGTGTTACTTCCATAGGCCAGTAGGTCTTTGTGGTTATTCCCTGGGGCATTTGCACCGCATTTGGAGGGAGGACTTGCCATTTTagcatgttttttaaattgtgattttctaaggatttttttttttttttttttttgagacggagtttccctctgtcgcccaggctggagtgcagtggtgcgatctcggctcactgcaacttccgccccccgggttcaagcaattctcctgcctcagactcccaagtagctgggattacaggcgtccaccaccacactcagctaatttttgtgtttttagtggagacagggtttcaccacgttggccaggctggtctctaactcctgacctcaagtaatccgcccgccttggcctcccaaagtgctgagattataggcgtgagccggcGTGCCCAGTCAGAATCTTATTAAAGATGCAGATTCCCTAGTCCCATGCTAACTGGGGACCAGAGACTAAAAGTCCGCATTTTTAGTAAGTGCCCTGGTGACTCTAATGCAATGCTATAGAGCAATGAGGCTGTTCCAAGCTGTTTGCAAGTGGCTGGACATGCTGGTAAGTCAGGCCCAAGGCCTGTCCTCAGGAGCCCTCAGGTGGAACGGGCTGGGGTGGCCTCCTTCATCTGACTCACCTGTCTCCCCTCTTGCTCCAGGAAGCCGATGCCAGTGGATGATTCAGATTGCAGCTCTGATGATACCAGCATCTCTGCCTTCTCATCCACCTTGCTGAACCCCATCAAATTAGCTGTGACCCAGCCCAACAGCAGCTTCTTTGCAGGGATGCTGGAGGGGGAGCTGAACAAACTCAGCTTCTCCCCGATGGCCAAGAATACAGAAAAGGAGGACCTGGCCCTCGGCCCCTGCCCATGCCCATCTAAGTGCCAAATGGCCACGAGGGGCCTGCTGGACCTTGACAACCCTGAGCTGGAGACAGAAACCTCCTCAACGCACTCGGAATCTTCTGTGGTTGTGGACCTGCCGGACACCCCCTTCATCTTCGAGCACACTGTCAGCAATTCCACAGCTGTGGTGCGTTTCCCTTGCTCATGCGTTCAGCAGAGGCttattgtgccaggcactgagctgagCTCCATAGGTAGTGAGAAGGTGCCTGCCACCTGCATCTCGACCTCAAGTTCATGGTTTAGGAAGGGAGAGGACGTGTCTGTAAAAACTCCAGTGCAAGACAGAAAGCGTTCAGTGCTGTAGGAAAAGTTCAGGCGAAGTGCCACTAGGATTTCAGAGGAAAGATATATTACTTCCAGATGCAGAAATAAGCCTGGTGGCTTTTGGTAACATCTGaactgggaagcagaggtagCATGTAAACATCTAGAGGTGGAGGAGGGAAAGCATTCCCTGGAGGGGCGGACCCTAGCAAAAGCTCATAGGAAAGTATGGGAGGAAATCTCAATTTGAACAAGATGGCAGGTGATCTGTAGGAATAGGAAAGCATGAGAAGCCCTGGATGAGGACCTGGTTCAAGTGAGGCTCCTCGGGATTCCTAGGCCTCCTCCCTAGAGGGTCTGGGGTGAAGCCTGATAATTTGCATTAGTAACAGATTCGCAGAGGATGCTGGTGCTTCCAGTCCGCAGGCCACACGCCGAACAACACCGTCCTACACTATGGGAAGTGAAGACAGGGGTCAGGACGGGGAATGTTAGTCTGGGGTCATCTTCCAGAGTACTCTACTGTTAGGATACTGTATAGATTTTTCTGTAACTAACAGGGAACAGCTTTGTACAAAGCTTCACATCAGATGATGAAAGCAATTCGAGCTGTATCTTGGGAAGATGCCTGGAATTCCCACTTTTGGATGGCccagagcagtgtttctcaaagggCTCTCCAGATGGACAGTGTCAGCATCGCTCAGCAAATTGTTAGAAATTCTCGTCTCCCTCCATCACATTTGGGCCTCCTGACTCAGAAACTTTTGGGGCGGAGGCCAGCAATCTATCTTTTAATAAGTCCTCCAAGGTATTCTAATGCACACCAAGTTTGACAACCACTGGCCTAGATGGAGGAGAAACCAGACAGGAGGCAGCAGGCCCAGAAATCTGCAGTTATAAAACCTCCCTGAGATGCTTAACCAGGCTTAGCAACCATTGTAGTACAAAGTGTATGGGCTCTGGAGCTATGGGTTTGAACCCTGGCTGTCACTTAATTGCTGTGTGATGATGGACCAGTCACTTGCCCTCTCTGGACCTAGTTGTTAAGAAGATTTCTAAGGTCCTTCTCAGCTGACAGAGTCTAGAACAGgggttcccaacctttttggcaccagggactggtttcatggaagatcATTTTTCCATGGATCAGGttggggggatggtttcaggatgattcagcatattacatttattgtgtattttatttctattattattacattgtaatatataatgaaataattatacaactcaccataatgtagaaactgtgggagccctgagcttgttttcctgcaacaaGAGGGTCCCatttgggggtgatgggagacagtcacagatcatcaggtattagattctcatgaggagcATTCAGCTTAGATCCCTCCCATACAATTCACAATAGGTTCACTcgcctgtgagaatctaatgccgctgctgatctgacaggaggcggagctcaggtggtactGTGAGCCGTGGGAAGCAGCTGTAAATGTAGATGAAGCTTCGCTTGCTCGCCCACCGATCTCCTCCTGCTGTGCTATCCAGTTCTGCACAGGATATCTGCTATCAGTCCATGACCCAAGGGTTGGGAACCCCGGTGTAGAAGAAATATGGAACGAGGGTGCACCCTAAAGTGGGCGGGGCTGCCCAGGAGAGTAGCACATGCTGCGGGGCAGGGCTTCCACACTCAGTGCTGCAGTACCTCGCACCTTCCATCTGACCTGCCTGGGTCGCAGCAGGAGCAGGGGATGGGCGTGGGACATCCTGACCCCAGTTGGGAGGGTGAGGGGACAGGAAGGACAGGACAGATATGAGGAAGCCTTGGGGCTCTCTCTTACCCTAGATTTCCTGGACCTACGCCTTGGGCAAGCAGCCGGTCAGTTTCTACCAGGTCCTGTTGCAGGAGGCGGCCGAGACACAGGAGAATGAGTTGCCCAAGGCAAAGAATCGTCCATGGATCTTCAACAAGATCTTGGGCACCACTGTCAAGCTGATGGAGCTGAAGCCTAACACATGTTACTGCCTCACTGTCCGTGCAGCCAATACAGCTGGGGTGGGGAAGTGGTGCAAGCCCTACAAAGTGAGCCCTGGGAAAAGAGGGGTCTTGGGGGTGGAGAGAAGTCCCAAACCAGGGAACCAGGGCTTTGGAGGTTGGGAACACCCCTATACCCACATGTCTCATCTGGCTAGCTTTCCTTCCGCCTGGGTCAAGAAGCATCAATTCCAGGATGCATGCTTCTGGAAGGTTTACGGATTAAGCCCTCTGGGGCCCACTAGGAATGCATTTTTCAACATCGTATTTTTCAACGAACGTATTTTTCAACATCACTATAATGTTCCCCTTCCAAAGCCATTGGTTTTTAGACTCTGCAACTCAGTGCCAATAATTGTGAGTAGGCTGGGAAGTCAACGGCATTGAAAGAAACAGGCAAGACAAGAGGCTAAAGGGGGATGAAGAAGGGAACAGCTGGGTATGGGTAGGGGTACAGGGGTGTAGAGGCCTGAGTAGAGACAGCCCTTTGGTTGGAAACATCCCATAACTGAGGAGGCACAGGCTTGAGTCATGCATCTTTGTACCTGTTTCCTGCACCAATGGCTAGGTTGGATAAGGCTGTTTAAAACAGGTCTGAGTtagcagacagaaaaaaaaggaggtaatAGAGAGCCAGGCTCAGATCTCGGAAGGAATTCTGAAGGGTTTTCTTGTTTCACTTCAGTTTGCAACCCTGGCCACTGACTTCAGCAGCTTTCCTGAGAACAACCCCATCCAGATCACCGTGCGGCGCAAGGAACCCCAGCGAAAGATCGTGTCCATCGGGCTGGAGGAGATGCGGAGGCTGGAGGATCTGGAATACCTATTTCCCTATTAACAGGGAGGGCCCCAGGACACCCCTCACCAACTTTCAGCTTTGGCCCCGGGCCCTTAGGAACCAGAACTGTGAGACTTACCGTACCACCAGCACTATGCAGGCCCAAGGGCCTGGCAGAGTGGTATGGGAACCCCACCCCTGGGCTGGGACCAAGGCTAGATAGATAAGGGCCCCATTCACCCGGAGACATCCCAGGCCAGGCCATGCTAGGCTCAGCCACTGCCCACAGCTGCTAGACTCCGTCCTCCCACAAATCTGGGCTGGGTCCAGGTCCCTCATTAAAGAACTGCAGGCCATCTAGCACCCTAAAATCTGCTTTATGCTGCAGACAGCCTCAGATGGGCTGTCACCCACCTCTTAGTTTCCACCAGGACGGACTCTACATGAGTAGGGAGATGGAAAACAGGCAGCTAGGCAATAGGATGCTGCCATCACCCCTTCCCCAGTGGGGCGGGGGACAGGGGCAGGGAGACTGGTGCTGTAAGACTAAAAGCCTCTTACaccagaaaaacacagaaatagcTGTCATGGACAGAAGTGGTGGCCCATGAGCTGTCAAACTAGCTTGAGCTCTGGAGGAAGGGATGTGGTACAAAGTGCACAATAAGCTTTGGGGAAGGGTCTGGTTTAATCCCAGCTCTTCCTCTTACTGGATGTGGGGGCGCGGGCTAATCATTTAAGCTTCTTGTGGTGTTTCCTCATCAAAAGTTTGGGGGCTTGAGAACTTTCCAGGCCTGGTACAGTCTGAGGGCACAGCAGACAAGCACCTGACACCAAGGAGCTCAGTGGCTGATAGCTTTGTTCGCTTCTCATGTAGCCTCACTGCAGAGATGTGCAAGGTGGAGGCCAAGCACCGCAGCTAGGTGACGCGCAAAACCCAAAAGCACAAAGGGTGGAGGAGGGTAAGAAGGAGCCATATGCTAGTTCTGAGCAGTTTATACAAGGATGGTTTGGAAATCCAATCTGAGTAGTTCATACCATGACCCAGCTTAGCATGGGATGCAGGAGAAAGCGGAGGCAGGGTGCATGCAGGGCAAGATCTCGGCCTGCGGTCTGAGTCCTGATGGGAATTCCTTTCATTACTTGAAAGTTCTCATGTGGCAGAGAACTATCCTCTGTTATCAACCATACCCACTTGGGCTCAGAGCTTACTGCTGCCTCCCCATCTGAGGGAATCCTCTGGAAGAACCATCACCTTCCCCGCTCTATCCTGAGGGCCCAGGGAAGTGCTTGGTGCCTGGCAGGGCCTCAGGCAGTGTGCTACGGGAAGGCAGAGGTGTCCCCTAGAGCAGGGCTGGCCAGCAGAACCCTCTGAATGACGAAAACCTTTCTGTGCGCTGTCCAATACTGGAGGCCTTACCCCGTGTGGCAGAGGAACTGCACTTCTATTTCGTGCTAGCAGCCACATATGGCCGGTGCCTACTGCAGTGGACAACAATACAGCCCTAGATTCTCCTTGGCCACTATCACGACTGGCCTCTCTCTTACCGACACGGGGGAAGACAGGGAAGGCAAGTGCCTGGTCAGTGTGGTTTTGGCGTAGTCCAGTGCAAGGGAGGGGGCTGGACAATCTGATTTAGCACAGTCCTTGATTGAGTTCTGGGGATTCTAGGACAAGGAATTAGAACCCAACACACAAAACATAAGTTATTTATTTGGTCATAGAACCTGGGGTCTGACCCTGTACAGAGTTGACACTAGCGGCCCACTCACAGAGCCTGGCCGCCCACCACCCCCGTCTGTACCAGTAAGGTATAGAGTAGCAGACACAGGCCAAGTTCGGTGACAACTTCCTGTGACCTTCGATTTCTGGCTCTGGGGTGTGCCACAAGCAGGGGATCTGTGGGAAGACCCCACTCGGGTCTGTCGAGGACAGCAGGCCACGCGCATTCTCAGGTCCCCACTGGTGGGAAGGGTGTGTGCGCTGCCACCCGAGTCTTTGTTCTCTGGCAGGAAAGGCGGCTGGCAGAGGCCGAGTCCAGGTGGGGGTCAGAGAGAACTGCAGGCCTTCTCATCTCCTCCATCTGTGGAGAAGGGAAGGGTGTCAGGATGGAGATGCCACCTCAGGAAAGGGAAGCTGTCATATAATCCCAGTGTCAACTGACGGACGGCCTGTGGTCCACCCTCAGAGTCACCAAGAGCCAGGCGACCGTCTCTGCTCTGGCTACCCAAACTCAGGCTGCCCACCCACTGTCTGCTGCCTCCAGGACCTCCACCCAGGGCCTGGCCCCTGGGATGCCCACCACCAAATAGTCACAATTCCTTATAAGCACACGACACTTTAGCTTCCAGAGTGCTTACCCTCCTATTTTTGATCCTGTCTACGATGGTTTGATAATTCCCAGGAGACTGATTAACCAAGTTCTCTGTAATTACTCATTGGCAGAACTAGGATTTGAACTCGTGTCTTGGGACTCTGAAGTCCAGTGACAGAAAGACCTGGACGCGTCCTCTAAGAGGGTATCCTATTGCCTCTGTTATTCCGGTTGCCCTCCCACCTGCCCACTGAGAACCTGGCTCCACACACCTCCTCAGGACAGTCTGAGCACCTGGAGGACCCTGTGGAATTCTATGCCATAAGGGAAAGTGTGCAAAGAGGGACTGGCTTAGGGTCAGGAGGGCCAAGCACGCCAACCACCACCTCCCCCACACTCACATCCGGAGGCATTTGTCCTTCCCACCACTTGCCACTCTCTGGCCATCTGGACTCCAGTCAACAGCATATACCtaaagggaggcagaggagggaggcagaggaggaaggcaggTGAGGTGGTGAGAGGGAGACAGCCAGGCTCCAATCCCAATCCCGCCTCTGCCCGAGGGTTGACCCTACCTCATCCGCGTGGCCGGGCAGGTCCATGGCCAGCTTCTGGGCCTTCACATCCCACACCTTCAGTGTGCTGTCACTGCTGCCGCTGACCAGGAGCCGGCTGTCAGCTGACCATGCAATCTGGTACACGGCAGCCACGTGGCCGCGTAGGGAACCCAGGTACCTGGTCCAGAAGACAATGATGGATCTTAGTCTGAGTTAGATCTTCCAACACGTCTGAAGGGTCCCCTATGCTCATGGTcatggttctcaaccttggctgttTGTTAGAAATACCTGGGAACTTTTACAAAATCATACTGCCTGGTCCCCATCCGAGGCCATTTTAATCATTACCAGTCATTACAATTTGTAAAACTTCTGCAAATGAGTAGCTTCTAGCATGCCTCTTGCTTGCCCTCCATACCTGCACAACTTTGCATGCCTTAGACTCCAACGTGGCCATCTGCTTAGCCCATCTGCCTGACATCCCCCCAAGCAGCAGGTGCCTGCTGACAGGTGGCATGGAGTAACAGTGGGCCAGGCCGACCTGAACTTTCACATCAACACAGTCGAGCTGTTTCTCTTTGGACAAACCATCAggcctctctgagactcagtttccttattttaaaaaggaacccAATTACCTACGTTAAAGGGTTGCTGTGTGAAAACACAGTGACTGATGCAGAGGTCCCCCTTCAACCCCAACAAGGTATTCCTGGCTCTTTTTCTCCCCTtgcctctgcctttgcctctccTCTGATCCGATTAACCCCAAGGGCATTGTGCCTCATCACACCAAGGGTTCCCACACTAGAATGCGTAGCAGAGTCACCTGGtaactttattaaaatgaagaatcaGATCCACAGGGTCTGAGTGGGGGCCAGGACTCTGCATTTCTATCAAGCTCCCATGTGATGCTGATGCCACTGGTCTGTGGCCCACACTTTGAGGAGGTCCAAGTAACATTTGTACCACAAGCCTACCTACCACCACTTCACCTTCTCCAAGGCTACAGCCCTACCACTTCAGCTAGCTCTAAGATCACTTCTCTCCTAAGACATAAACTagctttttcttgagacagagtctcactctgttgcccaggctggagtgcagtggtgtgatctcggctcactgcaacctccgtgtcccaggttcaaacgattctcctgcctcagcctcaggggtagctgggattataggaatgtaccaccacgcctggttaatttttgtattttggtagagacagggttttgccatgttggtcagcctggtctcaaactcctgaactcaggtgatccgcctgcctcggcctcccaaagtcctgggattacaagcatgagccaccgcacctggcctgaactAGCATTTTTAGTGACCATTTAGTGTGGGTCCTAAACATACTGTCTCATTAAATCCTTGtaactaggccaggcgtggtggcttacacctataatcccagcactttgggaggccaaagcatttggatcacttgagcccaggagttcaagaccagcctggtcaacatggtgaaaccccgtctcaactaaaaatacaaaaattagccaggcacggtggcagaggcctgtaatcccagctacttgggaggctgaggcaggagaatcacttgaacccaggaagcagaggttgtaatgagccaagatcgtgccactgcactccagccacttGAACACCAGGCGagagtgaaactcatctctaaaacaaacaaacccttgTAACAAAGCTGAGAGGTAGGGGGTCTGCATATTACCAAAGAGGAAACAGTGGCTTAGAAAATCCAAATACctgccaaggccacacagctagtaagtggcagtgCCAAGCCACTCCCACTATTCACTCCTTACAGAGGGGCAGTACCCACCCCCACTCACTTGCCCGTCCTGCCATCCCACAGCTTGATGGACTTGTCGAAGGAGGCACTAGCCACGATGCGGGAGTCAGGAGAGAAGAGCACCTGGTTGATGAGAGCTTGGTGTCCTGTCATCCGAGTGAGAGGCTTTTTGTCCTCTGCTGGGGACCACAGGAATAAGGTGAAGTCATCTGAGCCAGACACCAGCCTCTCTGGACTGTGGCCCTAGGGGAGGCAGAAAGCACACTGTGTTGGGTGTGGTCTCAGAAAGAAGGAGGGCCCGACTTTGGCAGCAAACATACATCCTGATTACTC
This genomic interval carries:
- the FNDC8 gene encoding fibronectin type III domain-containing protein 8 — translated: MASEALHQVGDGEEAVLKKENFNMMNALDQLPKPFPNPKSMNRTVTTKGLPLSSKGNLVNFLEDDTINLPKPMPVDDSDCSSDDTSISAFSSTLLNPIKLAVTQPNSSFFAGMLEGELNKLSFSPMAKNTEKEDLALGPCPCPSKCQMATRGLLDLDNPELETETSSTHSESSVVVDLPDTPFIFEHTVSNSTAVISWTYALGKQPVSFYQVLLQEAAETQENELPKAKNRPWIFNKILGTTVKLMELKPNTCYCLTVRAANTAGVGKWCKPYKFATLATDFSSFPENNPIQITVRRKEPQRKIVSIGLEEMRRLEDLEYLFPY
- the NLE1 gene encoding notchless protein homolog 1 isoform X4; the protein is MALSTDYALRTGAFEPAEASVNAQDLQGSLQELKERALSRYNLVRGHSPERLVSGSDDFTLFLWSPAEDKKPLTRMTGHQALINQVLFSPDSRIVASASFDKSIKLWDGRTGKYLGSLRGHVAAVYQIAWSADSRLLVSGSSDSTLKVWDVKAQKLAMDLPGHADEVYAVDWSPDGQRVASGGKDKCLRIWRR
- the NLE1 gene encoding notchless protein homolog 1 isoform X3: MARSWPQAARMARNPECRYVASSSKDGSVRIWDTTAGRCERILTGHTQSVTCLRWGGDGLLYSASQDRTIKVWRAHDGVLCRTLQGHGHWVNTMALSTDYALRTGAFEPAEASVNAQDLQGSLQELKERALSRYNLVRGHSPERLVSGSDDFTLFLWSPAEDKKPLTRMTGHQALINQVLFSPDSRIVASASFDKSIKLWDGRTGKYLGSLRGHVAAVYQIAWSADSRLLVSGSSDSTLKVWDVKAQKLAMDLPGHADEVYAVDWSPDGQRVASGGKDKCLRIWRR